The Flavobacterium lindanitolerans genome contains the following window.
TACTTTTTCTTCTGTCATAATTTTGTGTACTTTACAAAAATACAAAAAAGAAACGTCCTTGTGAAATCAATAATTATTAGAGCTTTTTCAATAGTCATGTGATTTTGAATATATTTGAAATAAAAACAATTACATATGAAACAAAGACTGTTTATCTACACAGTATTTTTGGTATTCTCAAATAATATCTTTGCTCATAAAGATATTTTTTTTGTAAAAACTTATGGTAATGTCAAAATTTACCTGAAAACTGGTTTTGAATATTCCGAAATCGAAAAAATGAAGGTTATAGGAGTACTGTCTGAAAAACTGTCAAAAAAACTCAATTGTAAGGATACTTTATTAATCGAATACGTGAACGATTATGCAGAACGTTTCCCAGAAGAAATTTATTCGTTTGAAAACAACAATACAAACCTTAAATTCATTAATGATGAAAGGAACGATTTTAGATCTGCCGCATATATCCAAGCGCAACAGGGATATTATGATACAGATGAAATAGATTTAAAGGAAAAAAATTATGGAATCTCTCTAAGAATAAATGCAGATAAAATTGATATTGGGCAAGTATTAAAACTAGTTGAGTATTCAATCCGAAACCGAAAATCCTTAAAACTTAAATTAGAGAAAAAACAAATTACCTTGCCCGATTGGGACAATGATAGTACGTATGTTTATTCTGCCAATATTATCCCAAAAAAATTGTTTAATCTGATTACTTCAGGCAAATCTGATTTTGCAGAGGAAATAATAAAAGAAAAAACAAAAATAGAGACGGAAATGTATTCCAAAATTGATATTTATTGGAGTAACAATGAGTTTCTATTTGAGATAGGATCTCATTATAGTTCAAAAAAACGCCTATTTAAAATCAAAGATTATTACTATTATACTTATATTAATCCGATGTCATTACTGGTATTTGTAGATAAAGAGAATTTCTACTACTTACATAATGAAAATATTTCAGAAACATTAATTCATATAGACAATGGGACTTTTTGGCCATTTCAAGTTATTAGCAGATTTGGCAAACAGCTAATTCTTTTTAATAATTTTAATAAAATAAACCTGTTTTTAATCGATAAGAACAAGGTCATATCTGAGTTTGAGTGATTATTTTGGTCATTTAAAAGCATACTTTAAAATGAGAAACACTCTTATCATTATTGTTTTCTTGACATTTACAAATGTTTGGTCACAAGAGAAAACAGAAAACGTTGATTCGTTAAGAACAAAAAGTATTGAACTCGTTAGAAATATATTTTGGATGCATCCTCCCAGATATCAAAAATGGGTAAATGATTATGAAGATTTATACACTTTTGACCAAAAAGCAGAGCTTACTGCTCTGATTGATAATTTTGAAAAAGAAACTTCTTTCGAGATAGCAATTGTCACAATTGATACGATAATAGTTACAGAAGATAAATTTGAAGATCTATCGCTACATATCGCTAAAACTTGGGGCGTTGGAAAGCGCTTTAAGGACAATGGAATCTTAATTGCTATTTCAAAAGGATATAGGCGAATAAGGATACAAAACGGAAATGGAACTGAAATATTATTTACAAACGAAGAAACACAATTGGTTATTGACAACTATTTTATCCCTTATTTCAAAAAAGAAGAATATTTCTATGGAACATTACTGGGCATAAAAGAAATAACGCGAATTTTAAAAAGCAAAATGTAATACCAACTTAACAAAAAACGTTTAATAAAGAACAGGCAAAGCATACCTTAACCACCTCGTATGAAATCATATAAATTTGAAATCTTTACTTCGTTTTTAGAAAAAAACATACGGGAAGGAATATACAAACCGGGACATAAACTACCTTCGGTACGTGAATTAAAAGACAAATACCAGCTAAGCACCAATTCTGTTCAAAACGGTTATGAATACCTTATCATTCAGGGATTGGTTGAAAGCGTGCCCAAATCAGGATATTATGTGAATCGTCAATTTGGCAAATCTCACGAGCCCGTTAAAACAAACCGTTCGCCCATAATCAGGGATGCTTTCTTTGAAAACAGCCTTGCCTCCATTACATCTTTACGGAAAGGACGAAAACTTTCAGAATTTAATGTTGCCGCTCCCGGTGACCTCCTGATTCCACAAAAACTACTATTGCGCACTATGCAGCAGGTCGTAAGAGAACAGGGAGCAAATCTGTTACGGTATTATCCTTCTAACGGACTGCCAGATTTAAAAGACGCAATTGCCAGGCGTGCTGCCGGATACCAAACCCTTCTCAATCCTGATGAATTGATTGTCACAGACGGCGCATTACAGGCACTGTATATTGCGTTGGCTTCTGTATGTACTGCCGACGATGTAGTTGCTGTGGAAAGCCCATGTGTCTTTTCTATATTGGAAGTAATCCGGGTACTCCACCTAAAAGTTATAGAAATTCCAATAGATAGAGATAGTGGTTTTGACGTAGACTTTCTTAGAAAAGCATGTGCAAAAAACAAGGTAAGCGCCGTGCTGCTAACGCCTAATTTCCATAATCCTACAGGTATCCTGCTGACAGATGAGAAAAAAAAGGCGGTGCTTTCTGTGGCGCAGGATTATGAAATTGCAGTTATCGAAAATGATATTTATGGTGACCTTAACTTTAATGGAACCCGGCCAACTACAATTAAAAGTTATGATGACAGCGGACTTGTTATGACCTATTCTTCCTATGCCAAGACTCTTGCTCCCGGTATCAGGCTCGGGTGGCTGTCGGCAGGAAAATTTACCCAAAAAGCAGAACAGATCAAATTTTCTCTGGGCAGCACCGTATCTCCAGTCTATCAGGAAACAGTCAACCGTTTGCTGTCTACAAGCAGTTATGAAAGACATCTTAAGGCATTCCGGAAGCAATTGGCAAAAAATGCCAATCTTACTTTACACCTGCTTAATGAAAACTTCCCGAGAGGCACTTCTATCACAGTTCCTGACGGCGGTTACTCTATTTGGGTAAAAATGCCGGAAGCCACAAACATGGATTATTTTTATACCCAATGTGATAAAATTGGTGTACGATTTACACCCGGTATACTTTTTCGTTTTCAGATACTTTTTCCAGTTATTTCAGAATCGTATTTGCCGATGCCTATACGCCAAAAAGAATTGAAGCCATAAGGCAGGTCGGACAACTTATCCGCTGATCTGTACCGACAATTGTTTCCGATTGTGTACCGATATAAATCTCAAAACCCTCTCTAATTTTGCATATTTACCAACAGAAAGAGAGATGGAAATCACTACAAAATTCACAATCGCCACAGAGCAAGGCAGAAGCTTACTGGCAACGTTAGCTAAAGAAATAGCAACGGAAAAATTCACATCACTAATAGAGCCGCAACAGCTCGAAGATTATATCGAAAAGAAATTCAATGACAAAAACCTGATTGCTGAAATGAACAGCATGTCTAACCAATGGCTTGTTGTTTATATAAGAGATACGCCCGTGGGATATGCCTGTATTACATCAAACGGCAGAAAACCTAAAAATCAGGAAGAGGCACGAATAATGAGAATTGCAGATTTTGGAATACTCAAAAAGTACAACGATACACTCATCAGGCAATCACTTCTCGAAAAATGTCTGGCTATCGGTAAATCTTATGACGGACTGTGGATTCATGAATATAAAGAAAATCCTTTGGTTGCTTTTTTTGAATCCGAAGGATTTGTGATGCAGGATGAGACTTGTCAGCATGAGGAACTTCCGTTGTCATCTGTATTTTTGGTAAAGAATAAACACAGCTAAGAAAGTGTAGGCAAATTATACAGATAAAACAGTAAATTGCCGCCATGAAAATTTATTCAGCAATACAAATTGGAGATTATCATTTCAACAATTGTGAAGATGCTCTTTATATAGGAAAATTCGGGAGAGACAAATTAATCTGTGCAGTTATGGATGGCTGTACAACGGCTATAGAAAGTCAGTTTGCTTCCCTGTTAGTATGCAAAATACTAAAGAAAATTATAATTGAGAAAGGATATAAAGACATGGTTGATAAAAGTGAAGCTACTATGTCTTTAGAACAGCATTTGAAATCTATACTAAAAGATCTGTTTTCAGAACTTAAAATAATTAAAAATCAATTATTATTAGACGCTAAAGAGCTGCTGACCACGTTGATTATCATGATTGTAGATAAAAATTCAGATCAGGGAATTGTTCTTACTATTGGTGATGGCTTTGTAAATATCAATGGAAAAGTAACGGAATACGAGCAAGACAATAAACCTGATTATTTAGGATTTCATATTTCCGAAGACTTTGAAAAATTCTACAGTCTACAAAATCAAAAAATTGTGTTTGATAAGATCAGCGATATAAGCATCGCAACAGATGGTATTTTTTCATTCACAAAAGTCCAAAAATCGACCGAAGAAATGGATGTGATTGATTTTTTATCACAAAATAAAGAGGGTAATGAAACTGAGGATATGCTAAACCTAAAACTCAAAATTTTGAAGAATGACTTTGGACTAAAACCAACCGATGATTTTTCTATGATACGGATTTTAAATAGTTAAGACCTAAACAATGTAAATTATCCAATTTTTTAATATTAATTGTATTATTCTTTTTTTCTAGTGTAGCGAATCAATTCAATTATTTCTGCAGATTCTTCTTTATAATCTTTTGAGTTTATATATAATTTATCTTGTTCAACTGTAAATTTATAAGTCCTGACTAATTTTGGATAATTTAACGTTATACTATCACCCTTGACTTTATAATTAAAATATTTTTTTTCTAATGGATTTGTGTAAGTGACAAATCCTTTATTTCTAGGTTGAAATACTAACTCTACTGAAATATCATCCCATTTTCCTTCCCATTTTCCCATAAAAGTATTAGCCTCATTCTTTTTAGACAATGAAGAAGAACATGAAATCATAATCAATGATATTACACCTATCAATCCAATTGCTTTTTTGAACATCATATCTTTTTTCATAACAAACAATCTAACTTTAAAAACAAATATAGCATATAATACAAACTATGTAATTTCAGAAATAACACAGATTTCAAATAATTTGTATTTTGCGTTAAGATAAAACAAACCATGAAAAAGATTCTTAAACCAGTAATTATTACAATCGGAATTTTGTTAATCTGTGGCTTCTTTTTACGCGGAAAAATTTCACATAAAAAATTTGATTCTGATAAATGGAAAAATTCAGATCTTAATTCAGAAGAAAATTGGAGTTTACGCTGAGATATGATGAATAGTATAAGAAACAATCACGACTTAGTCGGAATGCAAAAAAACGAGATCATCAGCTTGCTTGGAAAACCAGATGACAGCATTTCTGGAAAAGAAAATCAAATGTATTATTATCTGGGTTTTAGCCATCAAGGAATTAATACGGGCGCCTTATATATAGATTTAAACAATAAAGGAATCGCAACAAAAATTAGTGTTATACAAGGATAAAACATTTATGCAGTTAAACTATATACTCCAACAAAAGCTCTATCTTATAGTCGCTATTATTTTAGCCATTTTCTGTCTCACTATCGATTTTAATTCATTAGGATTAAACAAAACAGTTGGAATGGCTTATGATATAGATAGTATTGCTAAAATAATCTGCCTCGTTTCTCTGATATTATCTTTTATTGGCTATTCTATTTTGTCATCATTGAGCTATCAAATCCAAAAAGTTTTATCATTACTCTATCTAAGCGATATCTTGCTTGCTATTATCTTAAGCTATACAAAACAATATGAAATTTCAATTGTTTTTGGTCTTATGTTAATAATGGTTTCTTGCATCAATATAATCCGTTCACTAAAAAATAAAACAAATAGTTGAAGTAAAAAAAGTATTATTATTCAATGCGTCTATGAAATTTATAAATAAAAAGTTAGTCCTAATTTCAATCATTTCTGTTTTACTGATAATAGGCGTCTACATTTTTTCACATCCAATAATAGCGAAACTAGCTACTGGAACAGCACGAATCATTGGTTCACAAACTAAAGCAGACATCTACATCAATGGCAAAAAGGATGCAAAAGCTAAACTTTTTGTATCCGCATCCAATTTTGAAGAAAATCAAAAACATGATTTTCTTATACTTTATTTGAGAGATACTGATAAATTTTCAGATTTCCCTGTAGTAGTTATTGATAAAGAAAAAGCATCTGTAAACCGCCCAAATGCCAGTAAAAAAGATTATGACATTGTTCTAGGCCAATTGATTCAAAGTGAATCTGGTGCTCATACTATATTTTCCATTCAAGAGAAAATAAAAGGCTCTGAACAAAAT
Protein-coding sequences here:
- a CDS encoding protein phosphatase 2C domain-containing protein, producing the protein MKIYSAIQIGDYHFNNCEDALYIGKFGRDKLICAVMDGCTTAIESQFASLLVCKILKKIIIEKGYKDMVDKSEATMSLEQHLKSILKDLFSELKIIKNQLLLDAKELLTTLIIMIVDKNSDQGIVLTIGDGFVNINGKVTEYEQDNKPDYLGFHISEDFEKFYSLQNQKIVFDKISDISIATDGIFSFTKVQKSTEEMDVIDFLSQNKEGNETEDMLNLKLKILKNDFGLKPTDDFSMIRILNS
- a CDS encoding PLP-dependent aminotransferase family protein codes for the protein MKSYKFEIFTSFLEKNIREGIYKPGHKLPSVRELKDKYQLSTNSVQNGYEYLIIQGLVESVPKSGYYVNRQFGKSHEPVKTNRSPIIRDAFFENSLASITSLRKGRKLSEFNVAAPGDLLIPQKLLLRTMQQVVREQGANLLRYYPSNGLPDLKDAIARRAAGYQTLLNPDELIVTDGALQALYIALASVCTADDVVAVESPCVFSILEVIRVLHLKVIEIPIDRDSGFDVDFLRKACAKNKVSAVLLTPNFHNPTGILLTDEKKKAVLSVAQDYEIAVIENDIYGDLNFNGTRPTTIKSYDDSGLVMTYSSYAKTLAPGIRLGWLSAGKFTQKAEQIKFSLGSTVSPVYQETVNRLLSTSSYERHLKAFRKQLAKNANLTLHLLNENFPRGTSITVPDGGYSIWVKMPEATNMDYFYTQCDKIGVRFTPGILFRFQILFPVISESYLPMPIRQKELKP
- a CDS encoding N-acetyltransferase, which encodes MEITTKFTIATEQGRSLLATLAKEIATEKFTSLIEPQQLEDYIEKKFNDKNLIAEMNSMSNQWLVVYIRDTPVGYACITSNGRKPKNQEEARIMRIADFGILKKYNDTLIRQSLLEKCLAIGKSYDGLWIHEYKENPLVAFFESEGFVMQDETCQHEELPLSSVFLVKNKHS
- a CDS encoding TPM domain-containing protein, translating into MRNTLIIIVFLTFTNVWSQEKTENVDSLRTKSIELVRNIFWMHPPRYQKWVNDYEDLYTFDQKAELTALIDNFEKETSFEIAIVTIDTIIVTEDKFEDLSLHIAKTWGVGKRFKDNGILIAISKGYRRIRIQNGNGTEILFTNEETQLVIDNYFIPYFKKEEYFYGTLLGIKEITRILKSKM